The Geobacter sp. AOG2 genome includes a window with the following:
- a CDS encoding ATP-binding protein produces the protein MKNTIDIEIVVPNQTRYLSMIGRIGENMVRELDRFKGDREALAHHLNVVLTEAMVNAIKHANAADPNKDIQIRISASDKEICIKVYDSGQGFDLTSVPDPCFEADQLGEKGRGIFIIRSLMDSVEYKKTNEGNVLEMKKKLG, from the coding sequence ATGAAAAATACCATCGACATCGAGATCGTTGTACCTAATCAGACCCGTTACCTGAGCATGATCGGCAGGATCGGTGAGAACATGGTGCGGGAATTGGATCGTTTCAAGGGGGACCGGGAGGCCTTGGCGCACCACCTCAATGTGGTGCTGACCGAGGCCATGGTAAACGCCATCAAACACGCCAATGCCGCCGATCCCAACAAGGATATCCAGATACGCATCAGCGCTTCGGATAAAGAGATTTGCATCAAGGTTTATGACAGCGGCCAGGGCTTTGATCTCACGTCAGTGCCCGATCCCTGCTTCGAAGCGGATCAGCTCGGCGAGAAGGGGCGCGGCATCTTCATCATCCGGTCATTGATGGATTCCGTGGAGTACAAAAAAACCAACGAAGGGAATGTGCTGGAAATGAAAAAGAAGCTTGGCTAG
- the ppk1 gene encoding polyphosphate kinase 1 codes for MKRNPTAAAQCVAPAAPGFDLNDSEWYLNRELTWLAFNQRVLHEAEDSRTPLLERLKFIAIVSSNLDEFFMKRIGGLKQQIGAGMRELTLDGRTPRQQVQECHLLIRGLEARKDALFRQVCSLLEEKGIAIETYNELTAKEKKTLREHYYTNIFPLLTPQSIDPAHPFPFISSLSLNLLVTLRYPRAREVSLARVKVPVGLGTPRFIRVGKGDHFVCLEEVMMNNLDMLFPGMNIVSCEIFRVTRNANTEKDEEEADDLMAMIESELKERKFAPIVRMEIGAGMDPVHRGRLAAELELDEENDVFEVPGLLAMRDLFELTCLDYARLHDPPHYPIEHPLLQTTRNIFHIIRDSGSILLQHPYESFSTSVERFLREAATDPKVRGIKMTLYRTSVHGRIIDSLVLAAQNGKQVAVVVELKARFDEAANIRLAERMEEAGIHVTYGVVGLKTHCKVILVVRQDYNGLRRYVHIGTGNYHAETARIYSDLGILTCDQTIGQDVTELFNYLTTGFMAKRNYQKIVPAPRMLKKALLSRIEREIELHRQKGGGLIQFKMNALEDGDIVKALYRASQAGVKIDLVVRDTCRLRPGIPGLSENIRVMSVVGRFLEHSRLYYFKNGGADEYFIASADAMKRNLEARVEILCPVESPELTKDLRAIFDIHISDQCSVWDMQSDGSYIQRKPASDSPPHGSHHLMIEWAARRLRESQKQKKKTRLKS; via the coding sequence TTGAAACGTAATCCGACTGCAGCCGCACAGTGTGTAGCCCCGGCGGCGCCCGGGTTCGACCTGAACGACAGCGAATGGTATCTCAATCGCGAACTTACCTGGCTGGCGTTCAACCAGAGGGTGCTGCATGAGGCCGAGGACAGTCGTACGCCCCTGCTCGAGCGCCTGAAGTTTATCGCTATTGTCAGCTCCAATCTTGACGAATTTTTTATGAAGCGCATCGGCGGCCTCAAACAGCAGATCGGCGCCGGCATGCGGGAACTGACCCTGGACGGACGCACACCTCGCCAGCAGGTACAGGAATGCCACCTCCTCATTCGTGGTCTGGAGGCTCGCAAGGATGCCCTTTTCCGCCAGGTATGTTCCCTGCTGGAGGAAAAGGGTATCGCCATAGAAACCTATAACGAGCTGACGGCAAAAGAGAAAAAGACGCTTCGGGAACACTACTATACCAATATATTCCCTCTGTTGACCCCCCAGTCCATCGATCCGGCCCATCCTTTTCCCTTCATTTCCAGCTTGTCGCTCAACCTGCTGGTGACCCTGCGTTACCCCAGAGCGCGAGAGGTATCCCTGGCACGGGTCAAGGTGCCGGTCGGCCTGGGAACGCCTCGTTTTATCAGGGTGGGGAAGGGAGATCATTTCGTTTGCCTGGAAGAAGTGATGATGAACAACCTGGATATGCTCTTTCCCGGTATGAATATCGTGAGTTGCGAGATTTTTCGCGTTACCCGCAACGCCAATACCGAAAAGGACGAAGAAGAGGCCGACGATCTGATGGCCATGATCGAATCCGAGTTGAAAGAGCGCAAGTTTGCCCCGATTGTACGTATGGAGATAGGTGCCGGTATGGACCCGGTCCATCGCGGTCGTCTGGCGGCTGAACTGGAACTGGATGAAGAAAACGATGTCTTTGAAGTGCCCGGACTTCTGGCCATGCGCGATCTGTTCGAACTGACTTGTCTCGACTATGCCCGGCTACACGATCCGCCCCATTACCCCATAGAACATCCCTTGTTGCAGACGACGCGCAATATCTTCCATATTATCCGCGACAGCGGGTCCATTCTCCTGCAGCACCCCTATGAATCTTTTTCCACCTCGGTGGAGCGCTTCCTGCGCGAAGCGGCGACCGATCCCAAGGTACGCGGCATCAAGATGACCCTCTACCGCACCTCCGTTCATGGCCGTATCATTGATTCCCTGGTTCTGGCCGCCCAGAACGGCAAACAGGTGGCGGTGGTGGTGGAACTCAAGGCCCGCTTCGATGAAGCGGCCAATATCCGGCTGGCGGAACGGATGGAAGAGGCCGGTATCCATGTCACCTACGGCGTCGTCGGACTCAAGACCCATTGCAAGGTGATACTGGTGGTGCGTCAGGACTACAACGGGCTGCGGAGGTATGTGCATATCGGCACCGGAAACTATCATGCCGAGACAGCTCGCATCTACAGTGACCTGGGCATCCTGACCTGCGACCAGACCATTGGCCAGGACGTGACGGAACTGTTCAATTACCTGACCACCGGTTTCATGGCAAAACGCAACTATCAGAAAATCGTGCCGGCTCCCCGCATGCTTAAAAAGGCGCTGCTGTCCCGGATCGAGCGGGAAATTGAACTGCACCGCCAAAAGGGCGGCGGGCTGATCCAGTTCAAGATGAATGCCCTGGAAGACGGCGACATCGTCAAGGCTCTCTACCGCGCGTCCCAGGCAGGGGTGAAGATCGATCTGGTGGTGCGCGACACGTGCCGCCTGCGCCCCGGCATCCCGGGACTCTCTGAAAATATTCGTGTAATGAGTGTTGTCGGCAGGTTTTTGGAACACTCCCGCCTTTACTATTTCAAGAATGGCGGAGCGGATGAATATTTCATCGCTTCGGCCGACGCCATGAAGCGCAATCTGGAAGCGAGAGTTGAGATTCTCTGCCCGGTCGAGTCCCCGGAGTTGACCAAGGACCTGCGTGCCATCTTTGATATCCATATTTCCGATCAATGTTCGGTCTGGGATATGCAGTCGGACGGTAGTTATATTCAACGCAAGCCTGCTTCGGATTCCCCGCCCCATGGGAGCCATCACCTGATGATCGAGTGGGCCGCCAGGCGTCTTAGGGAATCCCAGAAGCAAAAGAAGAAAACCCGATTGAAATCCTGA
- a CDS encoding hydrogenase small subunit translates to MNKHDDGIENGSVERDYTCREYSVGEILRERGVSRRDFLKFCSAMTAAMALPAAFVPKVAQALDEVKRPPLVWLEFQDCAGDTEALLRSANPTVGEIILDILSVDYHETIMAAAGHQAEAALEKTITDYRGKYICVVEGSIPMKDGGVYGCVGGKSHLDRARQVCGGALATIAVGTCASFGGIPAAVPNPTGAVGVREAVPGATVINLPGCPVNADNLTATVVHYLVFGKIPALDGHGRPLFAYGKRIHDNCERRAHFDAGQYVEHWGDDGHRKGFCLYRMGCKGPATFHNCPTQRYNDKTSWPVGSGHGCAGCSEPAFWDTMGPLYKRLPNVPGFGIEHTADKIGIGLAAGAAAAFAVHGALNAFRKDKEPSDETREG, encoded by the coding sequence ATGAATAAACACGATGATGGTATTGAAAACGGTTCAGTAGAACGTGATTACACTTGTCGTGAGTATTCCGTGGGTGAAATACTCCGAGAGCGGGGGGTGTCCCGGCGGGATTTTTTGAAGTTCTGTTCCGCCATGACGGCAGCCATGGCCCTGCCGGCCGCATTTGTTCCCAAGGTGGCCCAGGCCCTGGACGAGGTCAAGCGTCCGCCGCTGGTCTGGCTGGAGTTTCAGGACTGCGCGGGGGATACCGAGGCATTGCTCCGTTCCGCCAACCCGACCGTAGGGGAAATCATTCTCGATATTCTCTCCGTCGATTACCACGAGACCATTATGGCCGCAGCCGGTCATCAGGCTGAAGCCGCCCTGGAAAAAACCATAACCGATTACAGGGGTAAATACATCTGTGTCGTTGAGGGGTCGATTCCCATGAAGGACGGCGGCGTCTACGGCTGTGTCGGCGGCAAGTCGCACCTCGATCGTGCTCGTCAGGTCTGCGGCGGTGCCCTGGCAACCATTGCGGTAGGCACCTGCGCCTCCTTCGGCGGTATCCCCGCCGCCGTGCCCAATCCAACCGGCGCCGTCGGCGTCAGGGAGGCGGTCCCCGGCGCAACGGTCATCAACCTGCCCGGTTGTCCGGTCAATGCCGACAATCTAACCGCCACCGTGGTTCACTACCTGGTATTCGGCAAGATTCCGGCCCTGGACGGCCATGGGCGTCCGCTGTTTGCCTATGGCAAGCGTATCCACGACAACTGCGAGCGCCGCGCCCATTTCGACGCCGGCCAGTACGTGGAACATTGGGGCGACGACGGCCACCGCAAGGGATTCTGCCTCTATCGGATGGGATGCAAGGGGCCAGCCACCTTCCATAATTGTCCCACCCAGCGCTACAACGACAAGACCAGTTGGCCGGTGGGCAGCGGTCATGGCTGCGCCGGATGTTCAGAGCCTGCTTTCTGGGACACCATGGGGCCCCTGTATAAGCGTCTGCCCAACGTGCCCGGCTTCGGCATTGAGCATACCGCCGACAAGATCGGTATCGGTCTGGCTGCAGGTGCTGCGGCAGCCTTTGCCGTTCACGGCGCGCTGAACGCCTTCAGAAAAGACAAAGAACCCAGCGACGAAACCAGGGAGGGATAG
- a CDS encoding ADP-ribose-binding protein, whose translation MLEISGNIWDYQKTAIVVVTTNGQVTKNGTAVIGRGVAAQAARLFPWFSQRLGACITENGNHVHHLGDNLVSFPVEHSPYEIPDLGLIERSARELAAMADEAGWTTVVVPRPGCGGGGLSWHDVRRLLEPHFDDRFLVITAE comes from the coding sequence ATGCTTGAGATCAGCGGCAATATCTGGGACTATCAGAAAACCGCCATCGTCGTCGTCACCACCAACGGGCAGGTGACGAAGAACGGCACGGCCGTTATAGGTCGTGGGGTTGCTGCCCAGGCGGCGCGCTTGTTTCCCTGGTTTTCCCAAAGGCTTGGCGCCTGCATAACAGAGAACGGCAACCATGTTCACCATCTGGGCGACAATCTGGTGAGTTTTCCGGTGGAGCATTCACCCTACGAAATCCCGGACCTGGGGCTGATCGAACGGTCTGCCCGAGAATTGGCTGCCATGGCTGACGAAGCGGGGTGGACCACGGTTGTAGTGCCACGGCCAGGCTGCGGTGGTGGGGGACTGTCGTGGCATGATGTTCGCCGGTTGCTGGAACCCCATTTTGATGATCGTTTTTTGGTGATCACGGCAGAATAG
- the cybH gene encoding Ni/Fe-hydrogenase, b-type cytochrome subunit: MSEQCKFKNYIWELPVRWCHWTNVLCIVVLSVTGFFIGTPFSFGHSASDFTMGWIRFIHFTAAYLFTISVISRVLWSFIGNRYSGWREFFPLATDKGRHKLIKMLRYYLLIDKDVPETVGHNPLATTAYIALFCIYSIMILTGFSLYAEHAPGSSMHRALGFMYVMFSDQGMRLTHHFCMWLIVGFVINHIYSAWLMDIKEHGSEISSMFCGYKFTVRKED; the protein is encoded by the coding sequence ATGAGTGAACAGTGCAAATTCAAGAATTACATCTGGGAATTGCCGGTACGTTGGTGTCACTGGACCAATGTTCTCTGTATCGTCGTACTGTCCGTGACCGGCTTCTTTATTGGCACACCATTCTCGTTCGGTCATTCTGCATCAGATTTTACGATGGGATGGATTCGTTTCATCCATTTTACGGCTGCATACCTCTTTACCATCAGCGTGATCTCGCGCGTACTCTGGTCGTTCATCGGCAACAGGTATTCGGGCTGGCGGGAGTTTTTCCCCCTCGCCACCGACAAAGGGCGCCATAAGTTGATCAAGATGCTTCGGTATTATCTGCTGATCGACAAGGACGTGCCTGAAACCGTTGGCCATAACCCATTGGCGACCACCGCCTATATCGCCTTGTTCTGTATTTACTCGATCATGATCCTGACAGGTTTTTCGCTCTATGCCGAACATGCCCCCGGATCTTCGATGCACCGTGCGCTCGGTTTCATGTATGTCATGTTCAGCGATCAGGGGATGCGGCTGACCCACCATTTTTGCATGTGGCTGATCGTAGGTTTTGTCATAAATCATATCTACAGCGCCTGGTTGATGGATATCAAGGAGCATGGCAGCGAGATATCCAGTATGTTCTGCGGCTATAAGTTTACGGTGAGAAAAGAGGATTGA
- a CDS encoding ATP-dependent helicase, whose protein sequence is MKRLNPPQQQAVNQTEGALLVLAGAGSGKTQVITTRIVHLLKDKRISAENILAVTFTNKAAREMKERVGAMAGRIADGIVISTFHSLGVRVLRRDIRALGFKPNFSIYSSSDQAGVLRQAMRERDIDPKQCDPDLILWKISGLKNRLIGPADFKPAHDDKLELAAAAVYPRYQELLKGFNAIDFDDIIMLSVRLLQSNAAILGYWQERFRYIMVDEYQDTNASQYLLISLLAQRHGNICVVGDDDQSIYGWRGAEVQNILNFEHDYPGCRVIKLEQNYRSTSSILDAANSVIRNNPVRTDKALWTAGGQGRGIDLIVAADEEEEAAKVIDAMMLEQFRDKLPWSDFAVLYRSNAQSRAFEEKLRLERIPYVVVGGQQFYERKEVKDAVAYLRVIDNPGDEASLLRIINFPRRGIGDNTLVHLNQWSLAHNVPLFETLGRVTQIADISESSKKAVTAFHRMMTEVIAGFSRTDMGAQVNALFNRLRIEDELYRTLNDASQARKRIENIEQVVNSLAIFEAQTPRATLSAFLERITLMDEEKSEDDKDHGHNAVTLMSLHSSKGLEFNHVYLVGMEEDLLPHKRSIEEDPACAEERRLCYVGITRARQHLTLSRCLTRRKYGTIEERKPSRFLAEIPEHLLIDTADNDGAPGETVDMAAAFFARMLGE, encoded by the coding sequence ATGAAACGACTCAATCCACCGCAGCAACAAGCTGTCAACCAGACCGAAGGTGCCCTGCTGGTCCTGGCCGGGGCCGGTTCCGGCAAGACCCAGGTCATCACAACCCGCATTGTTCACCTGCTCAAGGACAAGCGTATCTCCGCCGAAAACATCCTGGCGGTGACCTTCACTAACAAGGCAGCCCGTGAGATGAAGGAGCGCGTCGGTGCCATGGCCGGCAGAATAGCGGACGGGATCGTCATCTCCACCTTCCACTCCCTGGGGGTACGCGTCCTGCGGCGAGACATCCGGGCTTTGGGCTTCAAACCCAACTTCTCCATTTACTCTTCGTCGGATCAGGCCGGCGTACTGCGCCAAGCCATGCGTGAGCGGGACATCGATCCGAAACAATGCGATCCGGACCTGATCCTGTGGAAGATATCCGGCCTCAAAAACCGCCTGATCGGGCCGGCGGACTTCAAACCGGCACACGACGACAAGCTTGAACTGGCCGCGGCAGCCGTATACCCCCGCTACCAGGAACTGCTCAAAGGCTTCAACGCCATCGATTTCGACGACATCATCATGCTCTCGGTCAGGTTACTGCAATCAAACGCCGCAATCCTGGGGTACTGGCAGGAACGTTTCCGCTACATCATGGTGGATGAATACCAGGACACCAATGCCTCCCAGTACCTGCTGATCTCACTTTTGGCACAGAGGCACGGCAACATCTGCGTGGTGGGGGACGACGACCAGTCCATCTACGGCTGGCGGGGAGCCGAGGTGCAGAACATCCTTAACTTCGAACACGACTATCCCGGCTGCCGGGTAATCAAGCTGGAGCAGAACTATCGCTCCACCAGTTCGATCCTGGACGCGGCCAACAGCGTCATCAGGAATAATCCGGTCCGCACCGACAAGGCGCTCTGGACGGCCGGCGGCCAAGGCCGCGGAATTGACCTGATCGTCGCGGCCGACGAGGAGGAAGAGGCCGCCAAGGTAATTGATGCCATGATGTTGGAGCAGTTCCGGGACAAACTCCCATGGTCCGATTTCGCCGTACTCTATCGTTCCAATGCCCAAAGCCGCGCCTTTGAGGAAAAACTGCGCCTGGAGCGCATCCCCTATGTGGTGGTGGGAGGGCAGCAGTTCTACGAACGCAAAGAGGTCAAGGACGCCGTGGCCTACCTGCGGGTCATCGACAATCCGGGCGACGAGGCATCCCTCTTGCGCATCATCAATTTCCCCCGTCGGGGCATCGGCGATAATACCCTGGTGCATCTTAACCAGTGGTCCCTGGCGCATAACGTCCCTCTATTCGAGACCCTGGGCCGGGTGACGCAGATCGCCGACATCTCGGAGTCGTCAAAAAAGGCGGTAACGGCCTTCCACAGGATGATGACGGAAGTTATTGCCGGTTTCAGCCGTACCGACATGGGCGCTCAAGTCAACGCCCTTTTCAACCGCCTGCGCATAGAGGACGAATTGTACCGCACCCTGAACGACGCCTCCCAGGCCCGCAAACGGATCGAAAACATCGAACAGGTGGTCAACTCCCTGGCCATCTTCGAGGCGCAAACCCCCAGAGCCACCTTGTCGGCCTTTCTGGAACGAATAACACTGATGGACGAGGAAAAATCAGAGGACGACAAGGATCACGGCCACAATGCCGTCACGCTCATGTCGCTGCACTCCAGCAAGGGGCTGGAGTTCAATCATGTCTATCTGGTGGGAATGGAGGAGGACTTGCTCCCCCATAAGCGCTCAATCGAAGAGGATCCGGCCTGCGCCGAGGAGCGGCGGCTGTGTTATGTGGGCATCACCCGTGCCCGGCAGCACCTGACCCTCTCCCGCTGCCTGACCCGGAGGAAGTACGGTACCATCGAGGAGCGCAAGCCGAGCCGCTTCCTGGCCGAGATACCGGAACACCTGCTGATAGATACGGCGGACAATGACGGCGCACCGGGGGAGACGGTGGATATGGCGGCCGCTTTCTTTGCGCGGATGCTGGGGGAGTAA
- a CDS encoding HyaD/HybD family hydrogenase maturation endopeptidase — MNLRGDISPSILVLGIGNLVMSDDGAGVRVVQELQKRYLFPLHVKIMDGGTLGLDLLPSLEGIERLLVVDAVETGGKPGTMVQLSGEELPIALQTKVSPHQMGLKDLLVVAELMGCAPREMVLVGIQPACIEMGDELSKNVAEQLEEMISNVLIKLREWNVEANLI; from the coding sequence ATGAATTTACGTGGAGATATATCGCCGTCCATCCTGGTGCTCGGCATCGGAAATTTGGTGATGAGTGACGACGGGGCAGGCGTGCGGGTTGTCCAGGAACTCCAGAAACGGTATCTCTTCCCCCTCCATGTGAAGATCATGGATGGGGGTACCTTGGGGCTGGACCTCCTGCCCAGTTTGGAGGGGATTGAGCGGCTTTTGGTGGTGGATGCGGTCGAAACGGGAGGCAAACCGGGAACCATGGTGCAACTGTCGGGCGAGGAGTTGCCGATTGCACTTCAAACCAAGGTTTCTCCTCACCAGATGGGGCTCAAGGATCTTCTTGTCGTGGCAGAGTTGATGGGGTGCGCCCCCCGGGAGATGGTGTTGGTCGGCATCCAGCCAGCCTGCATCGAGATGGGTGATGAACTCTCGAAAAATGTTGCTGAACAACTTGAAGAAATGATTTCCAACGTACTTATAAAATTAAGAGAATGGAATGTTGAAGCCAATTTGATCTAG
- a CDS encoding STAS domain-containing protein: protein MQYKIEENGAVKVVYVKEERLDAHNSEELKTELNRLFDSGTKDLLIDLKEVRFIDSSGLGVLVSGFKNAAARQGSLKLSGLQSQVKSMFELTRLHRVFDIFQTVDDALESY, encoded by the coding sequence ATGCAATATAAAATCGAGGAAAACGGGGCCGTCAAGGTCGTCTACGTAAAGGAGGAGCGACTTGACGCCCACAATTCCGAGGAACTCAAGACAGAACTGAACCGGCTGTTCGACAGCGGGACGAAAGACCTGTTGATCGACCTCAAGGAGGTGCGTTTTATCGACAGTTCCGGCTTGGGAGTATTGGTATCCGGCTTCAAGAATGCCGCCGCGCGCCAGGGAAGCCTCAAGCTCTCCGGACTTCAAAGCCAGGTAAAGTCGATGTTCGAGCTGACCCGCCTGCACCGGGTATTCGATATCTTTCAGACCGTTGACGATGCGCTCGAGAGCTACTGA
- a CDS encoding nickel-dependent hydrogenase large subunit, which yields MAKIVVDPITRIEGHLRIEAEVDNGRITDAWSSSTMFRGIEKILKGRDPRDAWFWTQRFCGVCTTVHSIASIRAVEDALKIKIPPNAQLIRNIIIGIQNVQDHVIHFYHLHALDWVDVTSALKADPGKTSVLAASLSDWPNNSTTYFKSVQDKLKSFVASGRLGPFANAYWGHPAYKLPPEANLMATAHYLEALEWQKDVIRIHAILGSKNPHPQTFLVGGMAIPIDPDSQNALNADKLEEIKRLLKKAQDFVEKVYIPDLLAVASFYKEWAAIGGGVGNYLCYGEFPDAAGNQWLPQGAILNRDLSKVLPLDQKKVAEYVDHSWFEYTTGPEKGLHPWDGESEARYSGPKPPYEFLDTDKKYSWVKAPRYDEKAMEVGPLARVLVAYASGHKETKAAVELVLNKLGVGPEALFSTLGRTGARGIDCLLIARQTPKWLDELIVNISKGDYRIHANEKWDPSEWPAEASGYGWHEAPRGALGHWIKIKDQKILNYQAVVPSTWNASPRDGKGQRGPYEAALVGTPVADPGKPLEILRTVHSFDPCLACAVHVVDATGNEVIKVKVS from the coding sequence ATGGCCAAGATAGTGGTTGACCCGATAACCAGGATTGAAGGACATCTTCGTATCGAAGCCGAGGTGGATAACGGGAGAATCACCGATGCCTGGAGTTCCAGCACCATGTTCCGCGGCATCGAGAAGATTCTCAAGGGACGGGATCCGCGGGATGCCTGGTTTTGGACCCAGCGTTTCTGCGGCGTCTGCACCACCGTGCATTCCATTGCCTCTATCCGGGCAGTGGAGGATGCTCTCAAAATCAAGATTCCACCCAATGCCCAGTTGATCAGGAACATCATCATCGGCATCCAGAATGTGCAGGACCATGTCATCCACTTCTATCACCTGCACGCCCTGGATTGGGTGGACGTAACCTCGGCCCTCAAGGCCGATCCGGGCAAGACGTCGGTCCTGGCTGCCTCGCTTTCAGATTGGCCCAACAACTCTACAACCTACTTCAAGTCGGTTCAGGACAAGCTCAAATCTTTCGTTGCATCGGGCCGCCTCGGTCCCTTTGCCAACGCCTACTGGGGGCATCCGGCCTATAAACTGCCTCCCGAGGCCAACCTGATGGCAACGGCCCATTATCTTGAAGCCTTGGAGTGGCAGAAAGATGTGATCAGGATTCACGCCATCCTGGGGAGCAAGAACCCTCATCCCCAAACCTTTCTGGTTGGGGGGATGGCGATCCCTATCGATCCCGACTCCCAGAACGCCCTTAACGCCGACAAGTTGGAGGAGATAAAGCGCCTGTTGAAGAAGGCCCAGGATTTCGTCGAAAAGGTCTATATCCCGGATCTTCTGGCGGTTGCCTCATTCTACAAGGAGTGGGCCGCCATTGGCGGCGGGGTGGGCAATTACCTTTGCTATGGCGAATTTCCCGACGCAGCCGGCAACCAATGGTTGCCCCAGGGCGCCATTCTGAACAGGGACCTTAGTAAGGTGCTGCCGTTGGACCAGAAAAAGGTGGCCGAATATGTGGATCATTCCTGGTTCGAGTACACTACCGGTCCGGAAAAAGGTCTCCACCCCTGGGACGGTGAATCGGAAGCCCGCTACAGCGGTCCCAAACCGCCCTATGAGTTTCTTGATACGGACAAAAAGTACTCCTGGGTCAAGGCCCCCCGTTACGATGAAAAAGCCATGGAGGTCGGCCCCCTGGCGCGGGTGCTGGTGGCGTACGCCTCGGGGCACAAGGAGACAAAGGCGGCGGTGGAACTGGTTCTAAACAAGCTGGGTGTCGGCCCTGAGGCGCTTTTTTCCACCTTGGGAAGGACCGGTGCCCGTGGTATCGATTGTCTGCTGATTGCCCGCCAGACCCCTAAATGGCTGGACGAACTGATCGTCAATATTTCCAAAGGCGACTATCGCATCCACGCCAACGAGAAGTGGGACCCCAGCGAATGGCCCGCCGAGGCCAGCGGTTACGGGTGGCATGAAGCACCGCGCGGCGCTTTGGGGCATTGGATCAAGATCAAGGACCAGAAGATCCTCAATTACCAAGCGGTTGTCCCCTCAACCTGGAACGCCTCTCCCCGCGACGGCAAAGGGCAGCGAGGGCCCTATGAAGCGGCCCTGGTCGGTACACCGGTTGCCGATCCCGGCAAACCGCTCGAAATTCTGCGCACCGTCCATTCCTTTGACCCGTGCCTTGCCTGCGCCGTTCACGTAGTGGATGCAACCGGAAACGAAGTGATCAAGGTGAAAGTTTCCTAG